In bacterium, the following are encoded in one genomic region:
- a CDS encoding ATP-binding cassette domain-containing protein, which produces MINVCGITKRFKDTLALDNISFEVKKGEILGFLGPNAAGKTTTMRILSCFIAPNSGTAQVCGYDVMKQSLIVRENIGYLPENNPLYLDIGVKQFLEFVASIRGVDKKRIEDVGNLCNISPVLTKRIGNLSRGFRQRVALTSVLLHNPPVLILDEPTSGLDPVQIKEIHSLIVELGKEKTILLSTHILSEVEKVCDRVIIINKGKIVASIVIKELAEEKKKLEEIFLEVISEDR; this is translated from the coding sequence ATGATTAATGTATGTGGAATAACAAAGAGGTTTAAAGATACACTTGCCTTAGACAATATATCCTTTGAGGTAAAAAAGGGTGAAATATTAGGATTCCTTGGTCCAAATGCAGCTGGAAAGACAACAACAATGAGAATCCTTTCCTGTTTTATTGCACCAAATAGCGGAACAGCACAGGTTTGCGGATATGATGTTATGAAACAAAGCCTTATAGTAAGGGAAAACATAGGCTATCTTCCTGAAAATAACCCCCTTTATTTAGATATAGGGGTAAAACAATTCCTTGAATTTGTAGCTTCTATAAGAGGGGTTGATAAAAAAAGGATAGAAGATGTAGGAAATTTATGCAATATCTCCCCTGTGCTTACAAAAAGGATTGGTAATCTATCAAGGGGTTTTAGGCAAAGGGTTGCTCTGACATCTGTTCTCCTCCATAACCCTCCTGTTTTAATCCTTGACGAGCCAACATCTGGATTAGACCCTGTTCAGATTAAAGAGATTCACTCCCTTATTGTAGAGCTTGGAAAGGAAAAGACAATCCTTCTTTCAACCCATATCCTTTCTGAGGTAGAAAAGGTCTGCGATAGGGTAATTATAATTAACAAGGGAAAAATTGTTGCCTCCATTGTCATCAAAGAGCTAGCAGAAGAAAAGAAAAAGCTGGAAGAGATATTTCTTGAGGTAATATCAGAAGACAGATAA
- the ribB gene encoding 3,4-dihydroxy-2-butanone-4-phosphate synthase produces MFSTIPDAIKDIKDGKMLIMTDDENRENEGDLVIPSSLITASSINFMAKYGRGLICVSITEERAGELNLHPMVAEPQDIHKTAFTVSCDYKYGTTTGISAYDRARTIKAIIDTNTKPDDLARPGHIFPLVAKDGGILVRAGHTEASLDLARLAGLYPSAVICEIMDEDGHMARLPKLIEFANKHSLKIITIASLIEHRRKKEKLVKRITETNLPTKFGSFKVSAYSSLIDKGIHLAFVKGEVSGK; encoded by the coding sequence ATGTTCTCAACAATCCCTGATGCAATAAAGGATATAAAGGATGGCAAGATGCTCATTATGACAGACGATGAGAATAGAGAGAATGAAGGAGATCTTGTTATACCATCCTCTCTTATAACCGCATCTTCTATAAATTTTATGGCAAAGTATGGAAGGGGGCTTATATGTGTTTCAATAACAGAAGAGAGGGCAGGTGAATTAAATTTACATCCTATGGTTGCTGAGCCACAAGACATCCATAAAACAGCATTCACTGTCTCCTGCGATTATAAATACGGAACAACAACGGGCATCTCTGCCTATGATAGGGCAAGGACAATAAAGGCAATTATAGATACAAATACAAAACCAGATGACCTGGCAAGGCCAGGCCATATCTTTCCATTAGTGGCAAAAGATGGTGGCATCCTTGTCCGTGCTGGGCATACAGAGGCATCCCTTGATTTGGCAAGGCTTGCTGGTCTCTATCCATCTGCTGTAATATGCGAGATTATGGATGAGGATGGGCATATGGCAAGGCTTCCTAAACTTATTGAGTTTGCAAACAAGCATAGCCTTAAAATAATAACCATTGCAAGCCTTATAGAGCATAGAAGGAAAAAGGAGAAGCTAGTAAAAAGAATAACAGAGACAAACCTTCCAACAAAATTTGGAAGCTTCAAGGTTAGTGCCTATTCCTCATTGATAGACAAAGGAATCCACCTTGCATTTGTAAAGGGTGAGGTATCTGGTAAAAA
- the nusA gene encoding transcription termination factor NusA, protein MEKGIQEALSIVSKSRGISKDALLHTMQEALQASYRKRLNVKNVKVVFNPDTFNVRVFVVKDVVENVDDIREQITLEEARKIKKDVNVGDVVEIEDSSSQSTRISAQIAKQVIIQRLREAERDSVFQEFKNKEGEIVTGLIRKISDNTVFIDIGKAEAVLPVKEQIRKEKYRIGERIRAYVIGVEQGLKHPQIIISRTHPGIVKKLFEMDVPELQDGSIKIERIVRESGVRSKVVVSSIDKKISPIGAFVGVNASRISNLLKEFKGEKIDIIPYSDSINEFIQLSILPAKAKEVIINEKEKEAVIIVDKDQLSLAIGRDGQNIRLAAKLCGFKLDVRTQEQYEEEKSKLNKG, encoded by the coding sequence ATGGAAAAAGGAATACAAGAGGCATTGTCTATAGTTTCCAAATCTAGGGGCATATCAAAAGATGCCCTTTTACACACTATGCAAGAGGCATTACAAGCCTCTTATAGAAAACGGCTTAATGTAAAGAATGTTAAGGTTGTCTTTAATCCAGACACATTTAATGTAAGGGTATTTGTTGTAAAGGATGTTGTAGAAAATGTTGATGATATAAGGGAGCAAATAACCCTGGAAGAAGCAAGAAAGATTAAAAAGGATGTTAATGTGGGCGATGTTGTTGAAATTGAGGATTCTTCCTCTCAATCAACAAGAATCTCTGCCCAGATAGCAAAGCAGGTTATTATCCAAAGGTTAAGGGAGGCAGAGAGGGATTCTGTTTTTCAGGAATTTAAAAACAAAGAGGGCGAGATTGTAACAGGGCTTATCCGCAAGATATCAGATAATACAGTTTTTATTGATATTGGAAAGGCAGAGGCTGTTCTTCCTGTTAAAGAGCAAATAAGAAAAGAAAAATATAGAATTGGGGAGAGGATAAGGGCTTATGTTATTGGTGTAGAGCAGGGTCTAAAACATCCACAGATAATCATTTCAAGAACACACCCTGGTATTGTAAAAAAGCTGTTTGAGATGGATGTCCCTGAGCTACAGGATGGTTCTATTAAGATAGAAAGGATAGTGAGGGAATCTGGTGTTCGTTCAAAGGTCGTTGTTTCGTCCATTGACAAAAAGATTTCTCCAATAGGAGCATTTGTTGGCGTAAATGCAAGTAGAATCTCTAATCTCCTAAAGGAATTTAAGGGAGAAAAGATAGACATTATTCCATATTCAGACAGTATAAATGAATTTATACAATTAAGCATCCTTCCAGCAAAAGCAAAGGAGGTTATTATTAATGAGAAGGAAAAGGAGGCAGTTATAATTGTTGATAAGGATCAATTATCCCTTGCTATAGGAAGGGATGGTCAGAATATCAGGCTTGCAGCAAAGCTTTGTGGTTTTAAGCTTGATGTAAGGACACAAGAGCAATATGAGGAGGAGAAATCAAAGCTAAATAAAGGCTAA